From one Nitrospira sp. MA-1 genomic stretch:
- a CDS encoding glutamate-5-semialdehyde dehydrogenase, whose translation MPTDESQNDIEVSAEEEISPEEYLKPLLQRAKQAARPLSGLIAMKKNAALMAMADALEAGEEAILEANQKDLSAFEENSSQTAMADRLRLTQSRIADMALHIREIAQLRDPVGESMGLWQRPNGMRVGRVRVPIGVIGIIYESRPNVTADAAALCLKSGNVCVLRGGSEAHHSNLALATILEEAAQKAGIPEGAITFIDKTDREVVLALLKSHRFVDLIIPRGGNTLMDTVTQHATIPVIKHDKGVCHIYVDSDVDLAMAQRVSFNAKVQRSSTCNSMETLLVHEKVAKKILPPLADEYIEAGVEIRGCPKTCQILSQAKPAQDDDFGKEFLSLIVAIKVVKDIESAMDHIHQYGSRHTDSILTNDYDRALRFLREVDSSTVMINASTRLNDGYEFGLGAEIGISTTRIHARGPMGLEDLTCSKYVVYGSGQIRE comes from the coding sequence ATGCCAACAGATGAATCTCAAAATGATATTGAAGTTTCAGCGGAAGAAGAAATCTCCCCAGAGGAATACCTGAAACCCTTACTTCAACGAGCCAAACAGGCTGCCCGCCCATTGAGTGGGTTGATTGCCATGAAAAAGAATGCAGCGTTAATGGCCATGGCTGATGCCTTAGAGGCTGGAGAGGAAGCGATTCTTGAGGCCAACCAAAAAGATCTTTCAGCATTCGAAGAAAATTCCTCACAAACTGCCATGGCGGATCGGCTTCGCTTGACACAATCCAGAATTGCCGATATGGCATTACACATTCGCGAGATTGCGCAATTGCGGGATCCGGTTGGCGAATCGATGGGGCTCTGGCAACGACCCAATGGAATGAGAGTCGGTCGAGTGCGTGTGCCGATTGGGGTGATCGGGATTATCTATGAATCTCGTCCCAATGTGACCGCTGATGCGGCTGCTCTCTGTCTCAAATCCGGCAATGTCTGTGTGCTACGTGGAGGGTCCGAGGCACACCATTCCAATTTGGCTCTTGCGACCATTCTGGAGGAGGCGGCCCAAAAGGCAGGAATTCCAGAAGGAGCGATTACCTTTATCGACAAGACTGACCGTGAGGTTGTTCTTGCTCTACTCAAAAGCCACCGGTTTGTTGATCTCATCATTCCTCGCGGTGGGAATACGCTAATGGACACGGTCACTCAGCATGCCACCATCCCGGTGATTAAGCACGACAAAGGGGTTTGCCATATTTATGTAGATTCGGATGTGGATCTGGCCATGGCCCAACGAGTCAGTTTTAATGCGAAAGTTCAACGTTCCTCCACCTGTAACAGCATGGAAACACTTTTGGTTCATGAGAAAGTGGCTAAGAAAATATTGCCACCGTTGGCCGATGAGTATATTGAGGCAGGGGTCGAAATACGTGGATGTCCGAAAACCTGTCAGATCCTTTCTCAGGCCAAGCCCGCCCAGGATGACGATTTCGGGAAAGAGTTTTTATCCTTAATTGTGGCGATCAAAGTGGTGAAGGACATAGAGAGCGCCATGGATCACATACATCAATACGGTTCCCGCCATACGGACTCTATTCTGACTAATGACTATGATCGGGCTTTACGATTTTTGCGAGAGGTGGATTCCAGTACCGTGATGATCAATGCCTCGACGCGCTTGAACGATGGCTATGAGTTTGGGTTAGGGGCCGAAATTGGGATTAGCACAACCCGTATCCATGCTCGTGGTCCCATGGGGTTAGAGGATTTAACCTGTTCCAAATACGTTGTTTACGGTTCCGGTCAAATCCGGGAGTAA
- the pyrR gene encoding bifunctional pyr operon transcriptional regulator/uracil phosphoribosyltransferase PyrR produces MNTSPRPHERLLMDGQEMSRTLTRISHEILERNKGIEGLALVGIRTGGVFLAQRLAARIQQIEKRDVPLGELDITLYRDDLSIRKDQPEIRKTTIPFHISNLKIVLVDDVLFTGRTIRAALDGLMDLGRPAEIQLAVLVDRGHRQLPIRANYVGKSIPTAREENVQVFFEELGQDDRVSILTP; encoded by the coding sequence ATGAACACTTCTCCACGACCCCACGAACGTCTCTTAATGGATGGTCAGGAAATGTCCAGAACCTTAACGCGCATTAGTCATGAGATTCTTGAGCGGAACAAAGGTATTGAAGGGTTAGCTTTGGTGGGGATCCGCACAGGCGGAGTATTTCTCGCCCAGAGACTTGCGGCCAGAATCCAGCAAATCGAAAAACGGGACGTGCCTCTTGGAGAGTTGGATATCACGTTGTACCGTGACGATCTCTCCATTCGAAAAGATCAGCCGGAAATACGAAAAACGACAATTCCCTTCCATATATCCAATTTGAAAATTGTGCTGGTCGATGACGTGCTGTTTACGGGACGAACTATTCGGGCCGCCTTAGACGGGTTGATGGATTTGGGGCGGCCTGCAGAAATTCAATTGGCTGTGCTTGTCGATCGTGGGCATCGACAGCTTCCCATTCGTGCGAATTATGTCGGGAAAAGCATTCCGACTGCCAGGGAAGAAAACGTCCAGGTCTTTTTTGAGGAATTAGGACAGGATGATCGGGTATCCATTTTAACACCGTAA
- a CDS encoding aspartate carbamoyltransferase catalytic subunit → MGLERKDLLTIAALTAEQIQLILTTAESLKEVGGRDIKKVPALRGKTVVNLFFEPSTRTRTSFELAAKRLSADVINFSPSTSSMVKGETLVDTARNIEAMQADIIVLRHPSPGAAENLARSVKSSVINAGDGWHEHPTQALLDVFTIKEKKGRISGLMVVIVGDIAHSRVARSNILALTKLGAEVRVVAPPTMIPIGLEHFGVTVFYNLDEALIGADVIIMLRLQRERLGQALLPSLREYAKLFCLTPERLKLAKQDAIVMHPGPLNRGVEISPSVADSKVAVILDQVTNGVSVRMALMYLLSGSGERSTLNE, encoded by the coding sequence ATGGGTTTAGAACGCAAAGATTTATTAACTATTGCGGCCTTAACAGCCGAGCAGATTCAACTGATTCTGACGACAGCCGAATCCCTGAAAGAAGTTGGGGGGAGGGATATTAAAAAAGTTCCCGCTTTGCGTGGGAAAACGGTGGTGAATTTGTTTTTTGAGCCTAGTACCCGTACGCGAACGTCTTTTGAATTGGCTGCTAAACGTTTGAGTGCCGATGTCATTAATTTTTCGCCTTCTACCAGCAGTATGGTGAAAGGCGAAACCTTAGTCGATACCGCCAGAAATATTGAAGCCATGCAGGCAGATATTATTGTGCTGCGCCATCCATCTCCTGGTGCCGCAGAAAACCTTGCGCGTTCGGTCAAATCATCGGTGATTAATGCGGGAGATGGGTGGCATGAACACCCCACTCAGGCACTTTTGGATGTCTTTACCATAAAAGAAAAAAAAGGTCGCATCTCGGGGCTCATGGTAGTAATTGTTGGCGATATTGCGCATAGCCGCGTGGCTCGCTCCAATATTCTTGCTCTGACCAAACTCGGGGCGGAGGTGAGAGTCGTGGCACCACCAACCATGATCCCCATCGGCCTCGAACATTTCGGTGTGACCGTCTTTTACAACCTAGATGAGGCATTAATCGGAGCGGATGTGATTATCATGCTACGCTTGCAACGTGAGCGGTTGGGGCAGGCGTTACTTCCCAGCCTTCGGGAATATGCCAAACTGTTTTGTTTGACCCCAGAAAGACTCAAACTCGCCAAACAGGATGCCATTGTGATGCATCCCGGTCCTCTGAACCGTGGCGTGGAAATTTCGCCTTCCGTCGCTGATAGCAAGGTCGCGGTAATTCTGGATCAAGTGACCAATGGGGTGTCTGTGCGAATGGCCCTTATGTATTTATTGTCAGGATCTGGTGAACGCTCAACCCTTAACGAATGA
- a CDS encoding dihydroorotase codes for MTKKTGQHPTTSHLLCIQGGIVIDPGHVNGRADVLIQDGNILEVGFPLTNPLSQDSSITIFEANGWIVAPGLVDLHCHLREPGFEYKETISTGAASAAAGGFTTICCMPNTQPVNDNAAITKFMLAQGQKAGKARVFPIGAITKKSEGEELADIGELVEAGCVAISDDGRPVMNSLVMRRALEYAKAFGIPVVDHCEDLHLTDGGCMNEGMVSTELGMPGIPDASEEVMVARNLALADLTGVHVHLAHLSTARSVELVRHAKGQGLPVSAEVCPHHFSITEEAVRCYNSNAKMNPPLRTDEDVQALKQGLVDGTIDVIATDHAPHALQEKQLEFDTAPFGIVGFETALPLTLRLVHEGVLSLEQALEKLTRSPAQLFHLPVGSIRPGDYADIVVFDPQEEWVVDPNKFLSKSQNTPFGGWKVKGKVKMTLVDGKIVYDAR; via the coding sequence ATGACCAAAAAGACCGGACAACATCCCACCACTTCTCATCTCCTGTGTATTCAAGGGGGAATCGTGATTGACCCTGGCCACGTGAATGGACGTGCAGATGTACTCATTCAAGATGGAAACATTCTTGAAGTCGGGTTTCCACTGACGAACCCCCTTAGTCAGGATTCATCGATCACCATTTTTGAGGCCAATGGATGGATTGTGGCTCCTGGCCTTGTCGATCTGCATTGCCACTTACGGGAACCCGGCTTTGAATACAAGGAAACCATCTCGACAGGAGCAGCCTCAGCTGCGGCCGGAGGGTTTACGACTATTTGTTGTATGCCGAATACGCAGCCCGTGAATGATAACGCGGCCATTACCAAATTTATGTTGGCCCAAGGACAAAAGGCCGGTAAAGCACGAGTGTTCCCAATCGGTGCAATCACCAAAAAATCCGAAGGAGAAGAACTTGCGGATATTGGTGAGTTGGTGGAGGCCGGCTGTGTAGCCATTTCGGATGATGGACGGCCCGTGATGAATAGTTTGGTCATGCGACGAGCGTTGGAGTATGCCAAGGCTTTTGGAATTCCTGTTGTGGACCATTGCGAAGACCTGCACTTAACCGATGGCGGATGTATGAACGAGGGCATGGTGTCGACCGAACTCGGGATGCCTGGGATTCCCGATGCCTCAGAGGAGGTAATGGTGGCTCGGAACCTGGCTCTGGCAGATCTTACGGGAGTCCATGTGCATTTGGCCCATTTGAGCACCGCCCGTTCGGTGGAACTAGTCCGTCATGCCAAAGGACAGGGGTTACCGGTGAGCGCAGAAGTCTGTCCTCATCACTTTTCCATTACTGAAGAAGCCGTTCGCTGTTATAATTCCAATGCTAAAATGAATCCACCACTGCGAACGGATGAAGACGTTCAAGCGCTTAAGCAAGGATTAGTTGATGGAACCATTGATGTCATTGCCACCGATCATGCCCCCCATGCTCTTCAAGAAAAACAATTGGAATTTGATACGGCGCCGTTTGGGATCGTGGGATTTGAGACCGCTCTTCCCTTAACCCTCCGCTTAGTGCATGAGGGGGTATTATCACTTGAGCAGGCACTTGAGAAGTTGACCAGATCTCCTGCTCAGCTCTTTCATCTGCCTGTTGGAAGCATTCGACCAGGTGACTATGCGGATATCGTGGTGTTTGATCCTCAGGAAGAGTGGGTGGTGGATCCCAACAAATTTTTATCAAAAAGTCAGAATACGCCATTTGGGGGTTGGAAAGTGAAGGGAAAAGTGAAGATGACATTGGTTGATGGCAAGATTGTCTATGATGCCCGTTAA
- a CDS encoding DUF4149 domain-containing protein — MRMKRINWGVVGFLFELCALILWVGGLVVIIGLVIPAVFNSFGMEPAGHFLRRVFDGFVLMNVWILLLLSVVAGIRFLAFGKNPSEMFAVPSVEWWLLAGMALITFSILVVLGPQAMALQEEAFAAVSKEDKDIAYAKFFRLHMIVRGCHLVNFGLAASLFIVKVRKILFFHSMAARS, encoded by the coding sequence ATGCGTATGAAGCGGATCAATTGGGGGGTAGTGGGTTTTCTTTTTGAACTATGCGCCTTAATCTTATGGGTTGGCGGTTTGGTTGTCATAATTGGGTTGGTGATTCCGGCTGTATTTAATTCCTTCGGGATGGAACCGGCTGGGCATTTTTTACGGAGAGTTTTTGATGGTTTTGTCTTGATGAATGTTTGGATTTTGCTTTTGTTGAGTGTGGTGGCCGGGATTCGATTCCTGGCATTTGGCAAAAATCCCTCCGAGATGTTTGCCGTCCCTTCAGTGGAATGGTGGCTTCTGGCTGGAATGGCTCTCATAACGTTTAGCATTCTTGTGGTCCTTGGTCCCCAAGCCATGGCTTTACAGGAAGAGGCCTTTGCGGCGGTCTCGAAAGAGGATAAAGATATCGCCTATGCGAAATTTTTTCGCCTTCATATGATTGTGCGAGGTTGTCACTTGGTGAATTTTGGTCTGGCGGCCTCACTGTTTATTGTCAAGGTTCGGAAAATTCTCTTTTTCCACTCCATGGCTGCTCGATCATAA
- the carA gene encoding glutamine-hydrolyzing carbamoyl-phosphate synthase small subunit, with translation MKPAVLALADGTIFRGRALGFEGETLGEVVFNTAMTGYQEILTDPSYKGQIVLMTSTQIGNYGVTPEDNESHRVWAEGFIVREAASCRSNWRSRQSFEEYLIEHRIVAIQGIDTRALTCHVRDHGSQMGVISHLSFDDDALRQKAKAVPSLIGRDLVREVTCSEAYEWTERSIVMDSPRGKSSIVPQDIAQTPLKLVVMDFGVKQNILRSLVDLGCQVRVVPASTTAEEIRRLHPDGIVLSNGPGDPEGVPYAVETVKQLLDWKPLLGICLGHQVLGLSLGLHTHKLTFGHHGANHPVMDLRTRKIEITSQNHNFAVGLPHKEDGCTTLKSQQFDSAVGRMEITHRSVNDGCCEGMAGIESPILSIQYHPEASPGPHDSSYVFGQFLEMMKGRG, from the coding sequence ATGAAGCCCGCAGTTTTAGCGTTAGCCGATGGAACCATATTCCGAGGACGTGCCCTCGGATTCGAAGGCGAAACCCTTGGAGAAGTGGTATTTAATACTGCCATGACGGGGTATCAAGAAATTTTAACCGACCCTTCATATAAAGGGCAGATCGTCCTGATGACCTCCACCCAAATCGGGAATTATGGGGTCACCCCGGAGGATAATGAGTCCCATCGCGTCTGGGCGGAAGGGTTTATTGTGCGTGAAGCAGCCAGTTGTCGGAGTAATTGGCGAAGCAGGCAATCCTTCGAGGAATACTTAATTGAGCATCGTATTGTGGCGATTCAAGGGATAGACACCAGAGCTCTGACCTGTCATGTCCGTGATCACGGCTCACAAATGGGAGTCATTTCCCATTTAAGTTTCGATGACGATGCCTTACGGCAAAAGGCGAAGGCCGTTCCCTCCCTGATTGGACGTGATTTGGTTAGAGAGGTCACCTGTTCGGAGGCTTACGAATGGACCGAGCGATCCATCGTGATGGACTCGCCTCGTGGTAAATCATCAATTGTTCCTCAGGACATCGCTCAGACACCTTTGAAACTGGTGGTCATGGATTTTGGCGTGAAACAGAATATTTTACGAAGCCTTGTGGATCTGGGATGTCAGGTTCGAGTTGTGCCAGCTTCGACGACAGCCGAGGAAATCCGTCGGCTGCATCCAGATGGAATCGTTTTATCCAATGGACCAGGAGACCCCGAAGGGGTTCCCTATGCGGTAGAAACCGTCAAGCAGCTCTTGGACTGGAAACCGTTGCTGGGGATTTGCTTGGGGCACCAAGTATTGGGATTATCCTTGGGATTGCACACACATAAACTCACATTTGGGCATCATGGGGCCAATCATCCAGTCATGGATCTTCGCACCAGAAAGATTGAAATTACCTCGCAAAACCATAATTTTGCCGTTGGCCTTCCTCACAAGGAAGATGGGTGTACGACGTTGAAGTCTCAACAATTTGACTCTGCCGTTGGACGGATGGAAATTACGCATCGAAGTGTGAATGATGGGTGTTGTGAAGGAATGGCGGGAATAGAGAGTCCGATTCTTTCTATTCAGTATCACCCTGAAGCCTCTCCAGGCCCCCATGACTCATCGTATGTATTTGGACAATTTTTGGAAATGATGAAAGGCCGTGGATAA
- the sppA gene encoding signal peptide peptidase SppA encodes MTRGFLILILFLVSGCIHIDLLPGGGKLHEATLSGEGEDKVLLIDISGMLTTGKSSGILEEPSLPARIKEELTKAEKDEHVKAIVLRINTPGGSVTASDLVYHELKVFKKKRSVPVIASIMDLGTSGGYYIAMAADHIFAHPSTITGSIGVIMVTMNAEGLLEKVGVQPAAIVSGPKKAMGSPFRPMNDEERAIFQGAIDHLYEQFLAVVEEGRPGLSKEHIRMLADGRIFTADIARDQGLVDDIGYLDEALDLAKKEAKLEAAKVVTYTRGGGTQQNIYSQFDPPQIEPIRFPQVDTQSLFKVLTGGTTQMLYMWMP; translated from the coding sequence ATGACTCGTGGCTTCCTGATTCTTATTCTGTTTTTGGTCAGCGGGTGCATTCACATCGATCTGCTTCCCGGTGGAGGAAAACTCCATGAAGCCACTCTGTCTGGTGAAGGAGAGGATAAGGTATTGTTGATTGATATCTCTGGCATGCTCACGACAGGCAAATCATCGGGTATCTTGGAGGAACCCAGTCTTCCCGCACGAATCAAAGAGGAATTGACCAAAGCTGAAAAGGATGAACACGTCAAAGCCATCGTCCTTCGAATCAATACTCCAGGAGGATCGGTCACCGCATCAGATTTGGTCTATCATGAGCTGAAAGTCTTTAAGAAAAAACGCTCAGTACCGGTCATTGCCTCTATAATGGATTTGGGTACTTCCGGCGGTTATTACATCGCGATGGCGGCTGACCATATTTTTGCCCATCCCTCGACTATCACCGGAAGTATCGGGGTTATTATGGTAACAATGAATGCCGAGGGTCTGTTGGAAAAAGTGGGGGTTCAACCAGCCGCGATAGTTTCGGGTCCGAAGAAAGCAATGGGTTCTCCGTTTCGGCCGATGAATGATGAAGAGCGGGCAATATTTCAAGGGGCGATTGATCATTTGTATGAGCAGTTCCTTGCGGTGGTTGAAGAGGGAAGACCCGGATTGAGCAAGGAGCACATTCGTATGTTAGCGGATGGCCGGATTTTTACCGCCGATATCGCCAGAGACCAGGGCCTTGTGGATGACATCGGGTATCTGGATGAGGCTCTCGATCTGGCCAAAAAAGAAGCGAAATTGGAAGCGGCCAAAGTCGTGACCTATACCAGGGGAGGGGGAACTCAACAGAATATCTACTCGCAATTCGATCCTCCTCAGATTGAGCCTATCAGGTTTCCCCAAGTCGATACGCAGTCTCTTTTCAAGGTATTGACGGGAGGGACAACACAAATGCTGTACATGTGGATGCCGTAA
- a CDS encoding M48 family metallopeptidase, whose product MTNDPPVSGNRFQCLVASTVCALLLLSVACQKAPGTARDQLIYISEEKEIALGLAAFREVLKSAPLSRDPEVTLMVNRVGQRIAKGANKPEYVWEFAVIEDDDQVNAFALPGGKVAVFTGILKYTKTEAGLATVMAHEVAHALQRHGAERYSRGILEQIGQLGALAGAAAGGVDPGLAIGAMSAYGVGVALPNSREQETEADFIGLQLMAKAGYDPREAVPFWERMSGCPRKMIGKFCFRTQNAVPEFLSTHPSDVTRINRIEAWIPQAMKFYHPEGLPPGVPESPLKKPTSESDLKS is encoded by the coding sequence ATGACCAACGATCCACCCGTTTCTGGAAACCGATTTCAATGCCTGGTGGCGAGTACGGTGTGTGCGCTTCTATTGCTGAGCGTAGCTTGTCAAAAGGCTCCAGGAACAGCTAGAGATCAATTAATTTATATTTCGGAGGAAAAGGAAATTGCCCTGGGACTTGCGGCATTTCGCGAGGTCCTGAAGTCGGCACCATTAAGCAGAGATCCGGAAGTGACGTTAATGGTGAACCGTGTGGGGCAACGCATTGCCAAGGGAGCCAATAAACCGGAATACGTCTGGGAATTCGCCGTCATTGAGGATGATGATCAGGTGAATGCCTTTGCCTTGCCTGGAGGCAAAGTGGCAGTGTTTACCGGAATTTTGAAATACACAAAAACAGAAGCCGGGCTGGCGACCGTCATGGCCCATGAAGTTGCCCATGCGTTGCAACGGCATGGAGCCGAGCGATACAGTCGTGGAATTCTGGAACAAATTGGTCAACTCGGAGCTTTAGCTGGCGCCGCCGCAGGAGGCGTCGACCCAGGTCTTGCTATTGGAGCTATGAGTGCCTATGGGGTGGGTGTGGCCCTTCCCAATTCCCGTGAACAGGAAACTGAAGCCGATTTTATCGGGTTGCAATTGATGGCCAAAGCCGGATATGACCCGCGGGAAGCGGTGCCGTTTTGGGAACGCATGAGCGGGTGCCCGAGAAAAATGATCGGAAAATTTTGCTTTCGTACACAAAATGCCGTTCCGGAATTTTTATCCACTCACCCTTCGGATGTGACCCGGATTAACCGAATTGAAGCCTGGATTCCCCAAGCCATGAAATTTTATCATCCTGAGGGATTACCGCCTGGAGTACCTGAATCCCCGCTCAAAAAACCGACATCTGAATCGGATTTAAAATCCTGA